From Capra hircus breed San Clemente chromosome 1, ASM170441v1, whole genome shotgun sequence, the proteins below share one genomic window:
- the DPPA4 gene encoding developmental pluripotency-associated protein 4: MESTNKESNSKEKSEEHTSCKLTSVEAEEGQGTSGEAEKAKNSAQGAKRKRDTKNSTACGPGDTSQRCARVKPPKTPTRIPIPPLPEVLPPVNLVHRDVIRAWCQQLKLSTKGPKLDGYKRLCEYAYPHQKNIPATTQEARILSLSKRIKIEKGELPLECSVEKTSSDGAVPLARGPPALEGAPPPLEAVVSTSALDSEAVFAAWSRMTARAVKSESVGSQETCEVRWCVVHGRSLPANTEGWVRLQFHAGQAWVPGKRRKVSAFFLIPSGDFPPPHLEDNMLCPECVHRNKVLTKSLQ; the protein is encoded by the exons AGCAACTCCAAAGAGAAATCTGAAGAACATACGAGTTGCAAACTCACATCAGTAGAAGCTGAAGAGGGACAGGGAACTTCTGGTGAAGCAGAGAAAGCAAAAAACTCAGCACAGGgggccaaaagaaaaagagataccAAAAATAGCACAG CTTGCGGTCCAGGAGACACATCACAACGCTGTGCCCGTGTGAAACCTCCGAAGACACCGACGCGGATCCCCATCCCCCCTCTACCTGAAGTCCTGCCGCCTGTCAACCTGGTCCACAGGGATGTCATTCGTGCTTGGTGCCAGCAGttaaaactgagcaccaaaggcCCG AAACTAGATGGATATAAACGACTCTGTGAATATGCTTACCCTCATCAAAAA AACATTCCTGCCACAACACAGGAGGCCAGGATCCTGTCACTATCGAAAAGGATAAAGATAGAAAAGGGGGAACTACCACTGGAATGCTCTGTTGAGAAAACATCTTCTGATGGGGCTGTTCCTCTTGCACGGGGGCCACCTGCCCTCGAGGGAGCTCCTCCGCCTCTTGAGGCAGTTGTATCAACTTCTGCCCTCGACTCAGAAGCTGTGTTTGCCGCCTGGAGCAGAATGACAGCCAGGGCAGTGAAGTCGGAGTCAGTAGGATCACAAGAGACCTGTG AGGTCCGCTGGTGCGTGGTCCACGGGAGAAGTCTCCCAGCTAACACAGAAGGCTGGGTTCGTTTACAGTTTCATGCTGGGCAGGCATGGGTGCCTGGAAAACGAAGGAAGGTGTCCGCATTCTTCCTGATACCTTCTGGTGATTTTCCACCCCCACACCTGGAGGACAATATGCTGTGCCCTGAGTGTGTACACAG GAATAAAGTATTAACAAAAAGCCTGCAGTGA